The following proteins come from a genomic window of Lycium ferocissimum isolate CSIRO_LF1 chromosome 4, AGI_CSIRO_Lferr_CH_V1, whole genome shotgun sequence:
- the LOC132054862 gene encoding wall-associated receptor kinase-like 20, with protein MIFLFLFSLTCVSAALLPECPKCGIMDVPYPLSSSDKCGNTNYKIHCKNNSLEFLSAEGVYYKILSINPNTSRLIIASPFVHEDTNNYCHSSDLSVGGLKIDENSPFNISSRNTVMLFNCSQRILLSPLNCSLNNPCRKFEQANGCRDTLCCSYLKVKSKTSHQIRVRVGGCTAYTSVVDMKPGDSLNAWRYGIELQWLPPN; from the coding sequence atgatttttctttttctcttttcattaACTTGTGTGTCAGCAGCACTACTTCCTGAATGCCCAAAATGTGGAATCATGGATGTGCCATATCCACTTAGTAGCAGTGACAAATGTGGAAATACAAACTACAAAATTCACTGCAAAAATAACAGCTTAGAGTTTTTGTCTGCAGAAGGAGTTTACTACAAAATCCTCAGCATAAACCCAAACACATCTCGACTTATTATCGCTTCTCCTTTCGTGCACGAAGATACGAATAATTATTGCCATTCTTCTGATCTTTCTGTAGGTGGCTTAAAGATAGATGAAAACTCTCCGTTCAATATATCTTCGCGGAACACTGTTATGTTATTTAACTGCTCACAGAGAATTCTTTTATCCCCATTGAACTGCTCTTTAAACAATCCTTGCAGGAAATTTGAACAAGCTAATGGTTGTAGAGATACACTATGTTGCAGTTACCTGAAGGTGAAATCCAAGACTTCTCATCAAATTAGGGTTCGGGTTGGTGGCTGCACTGCTTATACATCTGTGGTGGATATGAAGCCAGGAGATTCCTTGAATGCATGGCGTTACGGCATTGAGCTCCAATGGCTACCACCCAATTAA